One segment of Pangasianodon hypophthalmus isolate fPanHyp1 chromosome 10, fPanHyp1.pri, whole genome shotgun sequence DNA contains the following:
- the haus2 gene encoding HAUS augmin-like complex subunit 2, translating to MDTWELNPHSVTPAAKVLARCVASGIMSQKELDDVPRGPEIFSSRLLEIEQLNKIKQEIDQVSLDLELLRLEKNSADVTHSYYLSQRFASLQQFTSHLQEVLREQTSLRQRLMKPLCQQNLPVQADLHRYVVTLMAMVVEFIETLEMKMKIVHSIPTSDESVRNLNNGMTQLLAQVTEVESLTKQVLQWSGKPKDNMSS from the exons ATGGATACTTGGGAACTAAATCCTCACTCAGTGACTCCAGCAGCGAAGGTCCTGGCGAGATGTGTAGCCTCAGGCATAATGTCTCAG AAAGAGCTTGATGATGTACCACGAGGCCCAGAGATATTTTCCTCTCGTCTGCTTGAAATTGAGcaactgaataaaatcaaacaagaGATCGACCAG GTGAGCTTGGACTTGGAGCTGCTAAGACTTGAGAAAAACAGTGCAGATGTTACTCACAGTTATTATCTAA GTCAGAGATTTGCATCCTTGCAGCAGTTCACGTCTCATCTTCAGGAAGTGCTGAGAGAACAGACAAGTTTGCGTCAAAGGCTTATGAAACCTCTTTGCCAGCAGAATCTGCCTGTACAGGCTGATCTTCATCG GTATGTGGTCACACTCATGGCGATGGTGGTTGAGTTCATTGAGACtttggaaatgaaaatgaagataGTTCACTCAATTCCAACAAGTGATGAATCTGTGCGTAATCTG AATAATGGCATGACTCAGCTCCTGGCTCAAGTCACAGAGGTGGAGAGTCTGACGAAGCAAGTTCTTCAGTGGAGTGGCAAGCCAAAGGACAATATGTCCAGCTGA